In Drosophila yakuba strain Tai18E2 chromosome 2R, Prin_Dyak_Tai18E2_2.1, whole genome shotgun sequence, a single genomic region encodes these proteins:
- the LOC6529814 gene encoding uncharacterized protein LOC6529814, producing the protein MPNIVALKLGASYSLMAGHKDEGNILALDQLALQQQISANFLFHAFSNYKKTPSERKTLDFIAKKWLHIQMLWREFRLRDKQIRRRGHKDARFLEHGYFQQELFELVHEKYMVVRGFLSRDKRNLLAGQPAARP; encoded by the coding sequence ATGCCGAACATTGTCGCACTAAAGCTGGGCGCCAGCTATTCGCTGATGGCGGGTCACAAGGACGAGGGCAATATCCTTGCGTTGGACCAATTggcgttgcagcagcaaatcaGTGCGAATTTCCTCTTCCACGCGTTCTCGAACTACAAGAAAACGCCATCCGAGCGAAAAACGCTGGACTTCATTGCCAAAAAATGGCTGCACATCCAGATGCTGTGGCGCGAGTTTCGGCTGAGGGATAAGCAAATACGGCGGCGAGGCCACAAGGATGCGCGCTTTCTGGAGCACGGCTACTTCCAGCAGGAGCTCTTCGAGCTGGTCCACGAAAAGTATATGGTTGTCCGTGGATTCCTGAGTCGTGACAAAAGAAATCTGCTCGCCGGTCAGCCAGCAGCACGGCCATAA